TTAATGGCTTGAAAGATATTAATTCTAAACTCTCGGCCTATGTGGAGACCATTGAACAAAAAGATCTGATCGAATTGCAGACTCGCATGGATCTCATCCAGCAAAGGTATCGTTCTTCAGACTAACAAGGAGGTCATCAATCATGACAACACAATTGGTGCAATTGAAGGAAGCCGACATCATCAAAGTGGAACAAGAGGCGAAGCAGCTGCTTCAGAAAGTTTCAACAACGGATACCATGGAACTCGAAACACTGATGGATTCCATTGGGCGAATGGGCTCCAAAACTATGGAGCAGGCCGGCCAATCGTTAGCGATGCTGGAGCGGCCCGTGAATGACTTAATGTCAGGAAAGCGATCTGATGTTCAAAACAACATTTTGAAACTGCGCGGTGAAATCGATTCTTTGAGCAAAAGCAAGCAGCTGGGCTTTTTTGAGAAAATCATGAAGAAGACGCCGCTTAAAAACTATATTTACAAATATCAATCCGTCAAAACAAATGTGAATGCGATTGTGCAATCATTACGCAACGGCAAAGAAACCTTGGAAGAAAATATGGCTTACATGAAAACTTTGAAACGAAACTCTCTCGAATCTGTTTACAATTTGCAGATGAGAATCGCGATGGGAGAGAACCTGAAGCAGCTATTTGAACAAGAGATCGCCAAACCCGACAATGAGCATCGCAAAACACACCTGGAAAGAGGCCTGCGTAAAGTCGTTACACGCATTCAATCCTTTCAAGAGATGATTATTCTGTATCAACAAGCGATCGCCGGAACGGATATTATTAATGACAATAATGATAAACTCATCGATGCTGTGGATGCGACAATTGATAAAACGCAAAACCTGCTTACCGTTTCCGCGATGATTTCCATGGCTATCGACGATCAAGTTCAAACGATTGATGCCGTCAATGCCGCGAATTCTACGCTTAACAAAATGTTCGAAGAGAATTCGCGCTTGCTCAAAGAAACGACGCAAAGGACGAATGACTTGCTAGGCAAACCCGGCGTTCAGATGGAATCCATCGAACGTGGGATGACTGATCTATTTGCCGCCTTGGATTTGTTCGAGCAGTCGAATCGCACAATCATCCAATCTGCGACTGAACATACGAAGCGTCTTGGCTCTATCAGTCAACAGATGACGCAGCGTTTGGGGTTAATGCCAGGCAATAAACCAAACGCAGAATTGAAAACTTCGGAATTGGACGAGCTGATGCAGTAAAAGGGAGGCTTTATAAGAATGAATCCCATTATGAATCGTATTGGAACTGTGTTTATTCCCGTAAGCAACATTGAAAATGCTCGTGATTGGTATTGCAAGCTGCTAGGTTTGCCGGCAGACGGAGAAGTGCTGTTCGGTCATCTATTCATCCTGCCTATGGAGGGTACAGGGATTGTACTGGACAGTAAAATATACCAAGAAGATCGGCTGTACAAAACGCCGGCTTTCCATTTCAACACGACGAATATCGAAGCGGCATTCGAATTCCTCAAAGCTAGCGACATTGAACTCGCCACAGGCATTGAGCATAATCAGTGGATCAATTTCAAAGATCCTGATGGTAATCTTTTGATGGTTTGCAGATGTTAAATGGGCTGGACTCACAAGTCGATATTTACTTGTGGGTCAGCCCACTTTTTTTATGGTGGAGCTAGGTCTAAGTAAATTTGTATATTCATGCAATATAATGCATAATAATTCTGTGACCTACGGTAAAATTTGATAAAAAGGGTGATTGGAATGATATTGACCCACGAGTCTTTACAGCTGGAAGACTACTTAATCGAGAGTGAAGAAGTAGATTATACCGATCCTGCAATTCAAATATTAGCAAATACTCTCTTCCTGGAAGCAAAAACTGAAGTTGATTTTGTGCAAAAAGCTTTCGAATTTGTGCGTGACCGCATTTCACATTCCTGGGATATTCAAAGCTCGCGGATTACCCGCACAGCTTCTGAGACGCTGCATTTTCGGGAAGGGATTTGTTATGCAAAGTCTGGTTTACTATGCGCAATACTAAGAAGCAAAGGGATCCCGACTGGTTTTTGCTATCAACGTTTAACGTTAGGAGATACCCCGGATACAGGGTATTGTCTGCATGCTTTGAATGCGGTCTACTTGAAATCACTCGATAAATGGATACGTCTGGATGCAAGGGGCAACAAGGTGGGGGTACAAGCCGAATTCGCCATTGACGAGGAAAAACTTGCTTTTCCGATCAGGGAACATTACGACGAAGTTGATTATGCTGGGATTTATATACAACCCAATAAGAAGACTATAGATACATTAAAACAGCATACAGACTGCATACAAATGATACTTCATGGTTTGCCGACAAGCTTGTAGATGTTCGTAATTGTGATAAAATGAAATAAATTGGCGATTTATGGAAGAAGGGTGGAGATGAGATGGACAAGAAGAAGCTTGCCGGGGAGCAGGCTGCAACCTATATCGAGGAGGGAATGATACTAGGTTTGGGAACCGGTTCGACGGTATATTGGACGATTCAAAAACTAGGAGAGCTTGTAAAACAGGGACTTAGGATCAAGGGAATTCCAACTTCCAAGGCAACGGAACAGCAGGCAAGAGAACTTGGCATTCCAATTCTAGATATTTCCGAAGTGCAGGAAATTGATTTGACGATTGATGGTGCAGACGAAGTAAATCCACATTTTGCTCTTATCAAAGGTGGAGGCGGAGCGTTGTTTCGAGAGAAAATGGTGGCGTCACTTTCCCGCCGTCTGCTTATTGTCGTTGATGACTCCAAAGTGGTGAATACATTAGGGAAATTTCCTTTGCCCGTTGAAGTCGTGCCCTTCGGTTGGGAAATCACAAGCCGCAATATTGCGAAACTGGGCTGCTCTCCAGAACTTCGCCTTCATACGGCAGGGCCCTTTATTACGGACAATGGAAACTATATCCTCGACTGTTATTTTACAGAAATACAGCATCCAGAGGTACTGAATGAACAACTGACTAAGATTATAGGTGTCGTTGAGACAGGACTCTTTGTGAATATGGCGGAAATGATTATCGTCGGCGGGGATAATGGTGTTTCTGTAAGATCTATCCCCATGCAATCGGAGGCTGCAAATGAATAAATCAATCTTTCGAGCTCTTGGGGTTGGCACTCTGTTTATCTTTGCATATTATGCTTACCAGATTAGTTGGGGCATGATCATAACCTTTCGTTATGCACCAGACTTCGCCAACACCACTGGATCGGTAGGTAATGGTCAAAGTAAAGTGGCTTTCGGACAAGCGGCCAGTAATTGGCAAATAAGCCTTGAGTTAATTGGCATGATGGCTTTAGGCATGAGCATTTATTATTTGGTTCGTTATTTCAAAAAAGGCAAATGATTTCAAAGAATTCTGCCGGCTTCCTTCATCATTTGTGAGGGCGTTTTACCCCGTATCTGCTTGAATTGTCGGCTGAAGAAGGAGAGATCGTTGTAGCCAAGTGCTTCCGCAACTTCGGTAACGTTCATGCCATTGTAGCGCAATAAATGCTCGGCGCGATCAATCCGCATTCTGATCAAGTACTGATCAAAAGTAATACCCATAACCTGTTTGAATTTAAGCGCGAAGTATCGAGGCGAGAGCTGAGCTTGCTCAGCTAGTGCTTCCACAGTGTGAAGAGTACCAGGAGATTGTTTGATTTGATGGGCAATTGTACGAATGACAGAATTTGGCCGATCTATCATAGGTTGTTGTGTGCTTATCTCTTCCCGGCGAAGCTGCTTGAGCAGCAAAGTTAACAATAGCTTTGCTTCGGAATCATCTTCGCTTGCAGGAGGAATCATCGTTTCAACAAAATGGTTTAAATAAGTTTCAAAAAGATACGTGTCTCGGACGACATGGTAGTAGACAGGAAGTTCGCTAGCCATCGCCATTGGTAATGAGAAATGAATAAACGTGACAGTCAGTGGTTGTTGAGGATTGTGCTCAGCGAGCGTTCGGTCCCCAGGACGGAATAGAAAACAACTCCCTTTACGAATCTCATAGGTATGATTGTGCAAGTTCATCGTTCCTGCCCCACTCCAGGTATACCACAAATCATAATCGATTAAAGGTTGATGACGTGTGTCCCATTTCCAGTTCTTTTCACAGGTTACCTTTCCTATATTGCAGTTGAGCTGTAGTTGAGCTGCTAGTTCTAATATGATAGATCACCCTCTTCTTAGGTAGAAAAGTACCAATATTGTGTGGTTAAGTCTATTCATTTTAGCCTAATTACTCTTTAAGATAAAGAGAGCATCAGCAAAATCATCTAGCACATAGGAACATGACAGGAGTGATTAGAATGCTTCATCCATTCATGGGAATCGAAGATTGGGACCGAGTGGGTCTATCCGTGGAAGAGTCGGCAAGAAGGCTTCAAAGAATTGCTTATATGGATCGTGGTCTCATGCATATGGAGGCCGGGTTTATGATTGCCACGCCAGAATATGAAGTGAAGGGTGCTCTGTCAAGGATGGTATGGCAAGATGCCAGCCATCATGACGAACTTCGAAGCCGCTGCAAGCAGCTCAGGATGAGTGTGGTCGCCTTCGATAAATGCCAGGATGTGGCACTGAAGGAACTCTTGGATAGGTCACTGGAGGCCGAGTCGACTTTGATCCGATTGAAGGTTCTATTCGAAGTAATCAAGCCAGCGCAGATAGCGGCAATTCGATCTTATATGAGTCTGGCACAACCTTTGGTTGATGAGCCGACGTTATCGCTGTTTAAAAGACAACTGCCGGAGAGAGAAGATCAAGTCGCTTGGGGGATTGCTGCGATTGCTGAATTATCCCAAGCGGCGAAGGAAGACGAACTGGAGTATGCTGTGAAGTGGAAGGGTTATACGGAGGCACTTCTTAGAGCAGCAGGGGGAATAGAGGGGACGGATAAGCGGGAAGAGACAGCGGAGGCGCTCATCTTGAAGACACGGCCTTTCGAAGTTCCCCGTCAAAGTACGCGCGACTCTCGATTCGTTTCTGCGATTAAGAAACATAAAGATCAGCATTTCGCTGATTCGGATCAGGGAAGACTCGAACAGATGATGTTCACTCGTTTTTTCGAAATGTCACCAGCGGAAGGTGTGGCTTATGTGCATTTTACGACCGTAGGCAAGCCGTGGGCGTTCTATTACGATACGGCGCGTCATCTCTGGGACGAGGTCAGACACGCGTGGTTTGGCGAAGCTGCGCTCCGTAAGAACGGTTACGATATTTATGAAGTTCCCAACTGGACTGGTTGGTACGATATGACGGCCCAACTGTTCGAAAAAGATGAAGCCTACACGCATCTGACCATTGCGATTGAAAAGGCAGCGATGAAATATCCCCCTGGCAAGCGGGAAGAATGGGAGTTTTGCCGGGATATTGCCAAGGATCCCTTGATGACGACCTTCCAGGATTTCGATTGGGCAGATGAGGTCGTTCATGCCAGCTTTGGCCAGAAATGGATCATCGATGAAGTCCATCACGGTGACAATAGAGCAGCGAAAGAAGCGGCAGCTGCTACCGTTACGAAGCGACTCGCCTATATGAGAAACTATGAGGACGACGCTCCTCCGAAGGCAAATCGGTTTGCTGGAGGGTACTGAGTACTTGTGAATCAACCGCCCACCAATAAAGAAGAGGCTGTGCCAAAAGGTTGTATAATTACCTTTTGGCACAGCCTCTTTTTTTAAAATATAAGAGTTTATATGTTTTGGGGTGAGCGCGGAGTTACTCCAGCCGCCTTGTGCGAACAGAGGGAGGGAACTACAGTCCGCTATTCTAGCCAAAAGTATCCATATCGCGGGAGTGAGGGAACTACAATCCGCTATTTTGCTGTTTCAAGGCAAATTCAGCGTTTTTCGTGGAAATAAGACCCTGTAGTTCCGCTAATACCCTAGCATCCCTGCTATATGCCTATTTAGCGTCCTATAGTTCCCTTAACAGGTTTTGTCGCTACGAAGAGGCTGATCTCTCAGGGCGGCGAAGCCGTTTTTCTTTATCTTGCGTCAAAATAAGGCAGCTGAAGGTGCTTCTGTATCCCGTAGACATAAGTCTACAAAATTTCCTTCTTTAGTGTCGAAACACACCGTTTCGACCGTTATTTTTGGCGCCATAGAGTGCTTTGTCACAAGAAGAATACAGCGTTTCTAATTGTGTATCGGGATTTGGAATCAGCGTAACAACGCCTAAACTTATGGTATAGGCTGCTGGCAGTTCCGAATTGGTTGTCCCAGCGATAGCTCGCCGGAATAATTCCGCTTTAGCAGTCGATTCTTCTATGCCCGCGCCGGGAAGTAAAATAGCGAACTCGTCGCCGCCATATCGCCCAAACAAATCATGTTTCCCCAATAGGCTCGATATCCTTTTGCATAGATCCTGCAGGACCAGATCACCTGTATCGTGCCCGTAGGTATCATTAATCGTTTTGAACTCATCGATATCGAACAGCAATAAGGAAACAGGCTTCCCTTTTTTAGCGAAACTGCTAAGAATTCTTCGAGCGTGGAGAACAAACATTCGCCGGTTGAGAATGCCGGTTAAATCATCATAATTCGCAAGCATGGTTAATTCGCGATCGGCCCGTTCTTTCAAAAGTAGGACAAAACCTGTATTCCCTAGAATCATGACCAGATAAAGGACTATAAAAGAGATGGTTTGATAAAAACTTGGTGTGAAAAACCCCATAAGATTATTCAAAAGAAGTGCAAACACACTTCTTATTACAAGGGCTAAGCTGATTAATAGATAGATGCAGCCCATCATTTTCATAAGCAAAGATGAAGCTTCGTCCTTCATCATTCGGTAAGCGGGAAGAATAATAAGGACGGCTAGGCCCAAAGACCCAACGAGAATGCGCACTCGCTCAACATTGTAAAAGAAAAGACATAAGTGAAAACAGATCATGATGGCACTTGTCATGCTGATATAGAATCTTCTGGTGGACACATGAAATTGCTGCTGCAGTTTGAGCAACGCTACAGTTTCCAAGCTGAATCCGAGGAAAAGGAGAGAATTGGTCAATGAGATTGTTACCGTATCAGGAATTCCACCACGCCAAATTAGGACAATCCAGGCTAGAGCTTGAACACATTTTCCAGCAAAAAAGATATTCATTGTTGTATCTTTAGGGTGTTGACTCCAATAAGCGCTAATTAAAATAACGGTAAACAGGTGCCCAATGACTAACGTGATGAAGATTGTCTTCATATCCAATAACAAATCCATATTGAACCACCATCTTATGTATGAGTTCCATGCCACTTTGAGTATAACCAATAATTCTACAATTTTCCACAAAAGTTCGCATGAATAAACCCCAAGGTCGGGATTATCCGATTCTTAGGGTCACACCACCGTTATGTCAATAATTGAACACGGTTATTTACAAGCTTATTTCTGTTGGCCTTTCAATACCCAAGAAACGAATTGATAGAATGTGTTCTCGGTGAAATCAGTCATCTCGAAACGATGCGCGTCAATGGAGTCCTCAGCCGGACTGACATCGGACGGATGCCCCGGTTCAAATTCATTCGTTATCCCTTGTTTATTGCCTGCATTGTAAGTTGTCATGGAAATGTTCCTTCCCCAATTATGTTGGTGTATAATTGTCCGCAAGGAAAGAGACGACAAAAAAACCATCTCTCTCATTGAAAGAAGGTCGGTTGCACTATTCGCTCCACTAGGTCAAAGTGCCCATATAATGACCAAGCTTCATTGCGCCCTGTTATAGTTCTTAGTACACAAATTATACATCGAGTTGCTATCACTAGTAAATACCTTATAGACTATGAAATAGATAAGAAAAAGTAAATTTACATATAAAGTATAATTTATGATAAAATTGAAAATATTTGAATGCATTTTTTAAAAATATTAAAATGAGATCGTCGTCAAGTTGAGGAGAAGGGTTATGAAGCAATGGATAGAATTATCTCGCCAAAGATGTAAGGATCGCGGGATGGATCCTACAAGAATATCTTCGGCGGGAATTAAATTATCAGACAATCAACTGCAAGTGGAAAAAGAACGATATCGGGATATTCTTGCTGTAATTCAGTATTTTGCTGAAAAAATATTGTCACTCTTGGCCGGAAAGCCGCATCTGATCCTTGTTAATAACGAACAGGGATACATCTTAGACAGCTATGGGGATGAAGGATTCAAATCAGTCATCAACAATTATGGCATTCATGCGGGAATCAAATGCGACGAAGAGTTTATGGGCACGAATGTAGTCACACTCGCTCTGCAAGAGCAGGCACCCATCCAGATCGTCGGCGAGGAACATTATCATGAGATGCTGGGAAATACGGCGTGTTATTGTGTGCCGTTCCATTTCCCAATGTATCATAATTTATCAGGGACCATTGCCATCATGACCTCGGTCGAGCACCATAATCATACCTATCTAGCACTTCTTTCTAATATGGCTGATTCTATTGAAAGAGAACTATCGCTTCGAATGACGAATCAGAATCAAAATCTTATTCAGCAGCTTGTTGTCAATAACATGCGCAACGGCATTATTATGACAGATGAGCGCGGTATTATTACAGAGTTTAACGCCTATGCCGAGAAAATAACAGGAAGAAATCGGGAAAGTGTCATCCATACGCCTGTCTTTCCTTTCGAACATTTCGGAAGCTATTTCTATCAAGCTCTCAAGTATCGGAAGCAATTCGAAAATATAGAGCTTTCTTTCCGATATTCGTTGGATCAGAAGAATGTGTGCCTGTTCGATTTACTTCCCATTATCAATGAAAAGGGCGAAATTTTAGGCGCTTTTGCTCAATTTCGTGATATTACGGATCGTGTTGTTCTTGAACGGCAATTCATTAATGCGGAAAAGTTCTCAGCCATCGGGAAGATGGCAGCAGGTTTAGCCCACGAAATAAGGAATCCGCTAACCTCGATTATCGGTTTTTTTCAGCTGCTTCAGAAATCAAATGATCCGCAGAAATTTCAGAATTACGTGGGACTCATCAATACGGAGCTGCAAAACATGAAGCAGTTGGTTTCTGACTTCGTTGTCATGGCAAAACCAAGCACGCCGGAGAGAAAGGCCGTAAACTTGCAAGAATTTTTGAAAGATACGATTCGGTTTATGGACAGTCAAGCCATTCTAAAAAATACATCTATCACCGCTATATATGATGAATCATTAACAATGGCTTGGATTGATCCTGCTCAAATTAAACAGGTACTGGTTAATTTAATTCAGAATGCGATAGATTCCATCGACAAAAATGGATTTATCCAGCTTTCAACGAAGATGGGTGCCAATAATAAAATGTTCCAAATCAGCATTGAAGATAACGGCGTGGGCATGACGAAGGAAGAGCTCGCGCAAATCGTAAATCCATTTTTTTCAACAAAAGAAAACGGCGTTGGACTTGGTTTATCCATCTGTTATCGGATCATTGAAAATCATAAAGGGAATATGACAGCCACATCGCGCAAAGGGATAGGAACGAAATTTGAAGTGACGCTTCCGCTTTCCTAAACTAAGCAAAGTAAACCGTCAACCTCACTTGTTGCAAGTGGGTGTGACGGTTTTTTCTATATGCAAATAGGTATTAACTTACCAAACGAATGCGCTTGTAATAATAACCAACAAAATGAAAAGTACCAAAATTGCTGCTGAAGAAGTACCTACGCCGCCTGTTCCACAACCTGCGCCACCAACATAAGACATTTAAATCACCCTTTCTTTGGAGTTGCTTGTGCTACATACCTAATGTATGGATTCTCGGTCAAGATGTTTGGGCCAATGGAATGATTGTGCTGTTGTCCCTGTTGGAGCAGAAGTTGCATGTTTTTTTTGAGATCGTTTATAGTTAGTCTAGGCACATAGGTAGGAAATTAATGGAACCGGAGGGGAATATCATGACAGAAGTGAAATTATCAATTGATTATGAGCAGTATGAAGAGGGTGTTAAAATCAAGGATCTTCTGGAAGAGCTAGCCGCGAAACCAGAGAGTACGGAGCTAAACAGCCTCATTATCGGTGATTGGGGCGGCTCTTATGAGAATGATTCCAGCGAAATTGTCGCTGCGTTGACGCAATTGAAAGACCGGTTTCCCAACCTGCGCAAATTATTCATTGGTGATATGGGGTTCGAGGAATGCGAGGTATCTTGGATTATGCAAAGCAATCTTACCCCTATCCTAACGGAATTCCCTGAACTGGAATCATTGACGATAAAGGGAAGCACAGGGTTGGAGATAGAGCCGGTGAGCCATGCGAAGCTGCAGGAACTTGTCATTATTTGTGGTGGACTAGGCAAAAAAGTTCTTGCTAGTATTAGTCAATCTTCATTTCCGCAATTAAAAAAGTTGGAGCTTTACATGGGGGTTGAAGACTATGGGTTTGATGGTGAGCTAGCGGATATTCTTCCTCTCATTGAACAGGGTAAATTTCCTGAATTGACGTATCTGGGTTTGAAAAATAGTGAACTTGAAGATGAGATTGCGATTGCGTTGGCAGATGCGCCAATTCTGAGTCAGCTTCATACGTTGGATTTGTCGCTGGGAACGTTAACGGATAAAGGCGCAGAAGCGCTTCTTGCAAGCGATCAGGTGAGAAAATTGCAATTCCTTGATCTCAGCTATCATTACATGTCAGATGACATGGTACAACGATGGCAGGCCTCTGGACTTTCGGTTGATACAGACGAACAACAAGATGCGGATGAGGATGAAGACTATCGCTATCCTTCGCTTACGGAATAAAGCATGGCACCGATGCTATTAATCGGCAACCCTGGGAATCGCCGGACGAACGGCGTGCAAGCAGCAAGGGTTAGACTTGGCATGTCCCCAGCGGTTGTCGTGCCCTATCTGGCTTTGTTAAAAGGCGAGATTTCGCTAGCCGAAGTGGCTGAACGTGAGGGCTTGCAGTTGGGGAAGACACCTTGGCTGCGTTTGGATGCACCTGGGGAGGATCATGAAGTTGAATGCGCATTAATGGCACTAGGTTCTCCAGATGCCGCAGGCTTGAATGGCGGAGATCGGTTGCTGCCATTCGGCGAGCGAAGCGATCCTGATCCGTGGTCTCAAGCGATGATCGCGGGTTTGAAGGAGCAGCCAGGTCGACTGTATCATCCATCCCAGTGGTTTCGCGGCTATGGACGCTTGCTTGCTCGGATTGAGCAGGAAGCAGCCGAGCTATGGCCAGAAGGACAGTGGGTGAACGCGCCGCGAGACATAGTCGCTATGTTTGATAAAAGAAGGACGCATGAGGTGTTGCAAGCGGCAGGTGTGCCTGTTCCTCGGCCATTGGCTGAGCCTGATCGGATTTCGAATTATGAAGAATTGAAGGAATTCATGCTCATGCAACGGAAGCACCGGATATTCATCAAGCTAGCTTGCGGATCGGGCGCATGCGGTGTTGTCGCTTATCAAATTAATCCAGTCACTGGCGCGGAATTAGCAGTAACAACAGTTGGCGTTGAGTCTTATCTGTCCAGGCCTTCGATGTTTTATAATTCTATGAAGATTCTCACCTATTCAGACAGGAAGACGATCAGAACCATCGTTAACTGGCTGCTTCAGCAGGGTACGCATATCGAGCAATGGATAGCGAAGGCCGCTTACGAAGAGAGGTCCTTCGATGTCCGTCAACTTGTTGTTGCTGGAGAACCCTGTCATAGCATTGCCAGGGTTAGTCGATCCCCGATTACGAACCTGCATTTGCGCAGTGAGCGGATGAGTCTGGAGGCTGTAGGATTGGATGCAAACTTGCGAAATTCCGTAGGGGTGTGTGCGGCTCAAGCACTTGCGGCATTTCCCGGTTCTTTGGTTGCTGGCGTGGATGTATTGCTGAGCCGCGGGGCATTGCAGCCGTATGTGTTAGACGTCAATCCGTTCGGCGACTTGCTTTACAAGGTGCAGTTCCAAGGAGAAGACACTTATGCCTGGGAACTTATGAACTGTGCTAAAGGGGAACAGATATGACAGATATGAACGCGATTATCGGCACCCATGATCTTGTCATGATTACGCTGGATACACTGCGTTATGATGCTGCTGATCTGGAGGAGTCCAATTGTCCAAACTTATGCGGCAGCGGATCTTGGGAGAAGAGGCATACGCCAGGCAGCTTTACGTATGCGGCTCATCACGCTTTTTTTGGCGGCTTTTTGCCGACGCCGGCAACGCCGAACAAAGCTGATCATGTGCGTTTGTTTCACTCCAAACATACCGGGCTCAAGACGCATCCGCATACATGGCTATTCGATACACCGGATCTCGTATCAGGGTTGCAAGCGGAAGGCTACCGAACGATCTGCATCGGCGGCGTTATTTTCTTTACCAAGAAAGTGCCGCTTGCCCGAGTGCTGCCAGGTTATTTTCAACAAAGCTACTGGCGGATGACGTTTGGCGTAACGAACCCTCGTTCCACAGAGCATCAGGTCAATCACACAATTAAACTTCTGGATCAGTTGGATGAGAAGGAACGGCTGTTTCTATTTCTAAATGTATCTGCGATTCATGGACCTAATCACTATTACGTTAAGGGGGCCAAGCGAGACTCCATAGAGACCCAACGTGCAGCACTGCGCTATGTGGATGGTGAATTAGGTCGTTTGTTCGATGTACTGCGAAAGCGGGAACGGCCTGTGTTCTGTCTTGTTTTCTCAGATCACGGCACTTGTTATGGGGAAGATGGTTATGAAGGACATCGGCTTGCGCATGAAGCTGTATGGACTGTACCTTATCGTGAGTTTATTCTATAAAGGATGTGAGCGGAAGATGACTTCTAGCGATACTTCAAGGATCCGCAGTTGGGCTGATCATATGCGTGCAGAACCTTACCGTTCTTATTTATATGCTTATCCGCACAAAACCGCCTATCGGGAGCTGGAACCGAGCAGGCCATTGTCAGAGCTTTGGGCCCAAGAAACGGCTGAAACGTATTTCTTGTACATGCACATCCCATTTTGCGGAGCACGCTGCGGTTTCTGCAATTTGTTCACTTTGCCTGATAAAAGAACTAGCAGTCATGAACAATACGTTGATGCATTGGAACGGCAAGCGCGCGAGTGGGCTTCTTTTGCAGGCGGCAAGCCATTTGCCCGGTTCGCAATCGGTGGCGGAACGCCGACCTTGCTTGAGCCGCAACAGCTTGAGCGCTTATTTGGGATTGCCGAGGAAGTGATGGGGTTAGATACCCGGCAAGCGTCCATCTCTGTCGAGACATCCCCGGAAACGGTGACGGAGGCAAGGCTTCGAATCTTGCATGCGCACCGCGTAGATCGAGTCAGTATGGGGATTCAAAGCTTTATTGAGGATGAATCAGCAGCGATATATCGGCCGCAAAAACCTCTTGAAGTGGAGAGAGCTTTGACCTTGTTGAAGAGCGAGCCGTTTCCAATTCTTAATTTGGACCTCATTTATGGGTTGCCTGGACAAACGGTTGCCACTTGGCTGTATTCTGTTGAGCGAACACTGGCTTATGAACCGGAAGAAGTGTTCATCTATCCGTTATATACACGTGAGCAAACCATTGTTAAACCTGATGATATTCGCCGCGTTGGTATCGACATTCGGATGGACTGTTATTTGGCTGCGCGCGATCGTTTGCGAGAAGCGGGATATATCCAGCATTCCATGCGTCGATTCGCTAAACCAACGGCCTCTTCGGCCAAGCAATTGCTGCCATATGGCTGCCAGGAAGACGGGATGGTTGGTTTAGGCTGCGGCGCACGCTCGTACACCAGAGAGCTCCATTATGCTTCACGCTACGCCGTGGATCGCCAAGCTACGGCAAGTATTATTGCCGATTATGTCGCTGCCGAGCGCCATGATAGAGCAGACTACGGCTATCAGTTGAATAAAGCGGAGCAACAGCGCCGATTTATTCTCAAAGCCATTTTGCATACAGAAGGATTGGAGCTTTCAAGTTACGTTGAACGCTTCGCT
Above is a genomic segment from Paenibacillus sp. HWE-109 containing:
- a CDS encoding STM4012 family radical SAM protein; the encoded protein is MTSSDTSRIRSWADHMRAEPYRSYLYAYPHKTAYRELEPSRPLSELWAQETAETYFLYMHIPFCGARCGFCNLFTLPDKRTSSHEQYVDALERQAREWASFAGGKPFARFAIGGGTPTLLEPQQLERLFGIAEEVMGLDTRQASISVETSPETVTEARLRILHAHRVDRVSMGIQSFIEDESAAIYRPQKPLEVERALTLLKSEPFPILNLDLIYGLPGQTVATWLYSVERTLAYEPEEVFIYPLYTREQTIVKPDDIRRVGIDIRMDCYLAARDRLREAGYIQHSMRRFAKPTASSAKQLLPYGCQEDGMVGLGCGARSYTRELHYASRYAVDRQATASIIADYVAAERHDRADYGYQLNKAEQQRRFILKAILHTEGLELSSYVERFASQALEDYPDLALLLENGFATNTDGILRLTDEGLAYSDAIGDWFISPEVKERMEGYVFV